A stretch of Halostagnicola kamekurae DNA encodes these proteins:
- a CDS encoding energy-coupling factor ABC transporter ATP-binding protein: protein MIEFQSVTYGFEGPPVLEDCSLEIDDGEFVLLAGANGSGKTTLLRHCNGLLSPDSGEVLVDGVSVADDPVAARTATGMVFQHPRDQFVAATVGSDVAFGPENLGLSHAEIDRRVEDSLATVNLEGRGDERIDTLSGGEQSRVAIAGALAMDPTHLLLDEPFTGLDEPSREAVLERLEALSRDGTGVVLATHDLRDVTRLADRIVVMRGGEILEDGPPSRVVERLDGLDVRAPS, encoded by the coding sequence ATGATCGAATTCCAATCGGTCACCTACGGCTTCGAGGGCCCCCCGGTGCTCGAGGACTGTTCGCTCGAGATCGACGACGGCGAGTTCGTCCTGCTGGCGGGCGCGAACGGGAGCGGCAAGACGACGCTGCTTCGCCACTGCAACGGGCTCCTCTCGCCCGACTCCGGCGAGGTGCTCGTCGACGGCGTCTCGGTCGCGGACGATCCCGTGGCGGCCCGGACGGCCACCGGCATGGTGTTTCAACACCCACGGGATCAGTTCGTCGCGGCGACCGTCGGCAGCGACGTCGCCTTCGGCCCCGAAAACCTCGGCCTCTCGCACGCGGAGATCGATCGCCGCGTCGAGGACTCGCTCGCGACGGTGAACCTCGAGGGGCGAGGCGACGAACGTATCGATACGCTCTCGGGCGGCGAGCAGTCGCGAGTCGCCATCGCCGGCGCGCTGGCGATGGACCCGACGCACCTGCTGTTGGACGAGCCGTTTACCGGCCTCGACGAACCGTCGCGCGAGGCGGTGCTCGAGCGACTCGAAGCCCTCTCGAGGGACGGAACGGGCGTCGTACTCGCGACCCACGACCTGCGAGACGTCACCCGTCTCGCGGACCGGATCGTCGTGATGCGAGGTGGGGAGATACTCGAGGATGGCCCGCCGTCGCGGGTCGTAGAGCGACTGGACGGCCTCGACGTGCGAGCACCGTCATGA
- a CDS encoding class I SAM-dependent methyltransferase encodes MSTRADVRRTYDRIAEHFASTREYAWPEVEAFVSDARPSSVGLDLGCGNCRHAELLAERTDRVLGIDASRGLLETARSRARARDFEVDLLQGDAARIPLAEGTVDLAVYVATIQHLPTEADRRESLNELARVLAPGGRALVSTWSTAHDTFDETESFDTTVEWTLPGGQTVDRFYHIYSPAAFETALEESALELVEFELSSGNCYATVARSEPARGRQSKKEGT; translated from the coding sequence ATGAGCACCCGCGCCGACGTTCGTCGAACCTACGATCGGATCGCCGAGCACTTCGCCTCGACGCGCGAATACGCCTGGCCCGAAGTCGAAGCCTTCGTCTCGGACGCACGGCCCTCGAGCGTCGGGCTCGACCTCGGCTGTGGCAACTGTCGGCACGCCGAACTCCTCGCCGAGCGAACCGATCGCGTCCTCGGGATCGACGCGAGCCGCGGGTTGCTCGAGACCGCGCGCTCGAGGGCTCGCGCCCGCGATTTCGAAGTCGATCTCCTCCAGGGAGACGCCGCTCGCATCCCGCTCGCCGAGGGAACGGTCGATCTGGCGGTCTACGTCGCGACGATCCAACACCTCCCCACGGAGGCTGATAGGCGGGAGAGCCTGAACGAACTGGCTCGCGTGCTCGCTCCCGGCGGGCGGGCGCTGGTGAGCACGTGGTCGACGGCACACGATACGTTCGACGAAACCGAGTCGTTCGATACGACCGTCGAGTGGACGCTTCCGGGCGGCCAAACGGTCGATCGATTCTATCACATTTACTCCCCGGCGGCGTTCGAAACCGCGCTCGAGGAGAGCGCCCTCGAACTCGTCGAATTCGAACTCTCGAGTGGTAACTGTTACGCGACCGTGGCTCGATCGGAACCCGCTCGAGGCCGACAATCGAAAAAGGAAGGCACTTAA
- a CDS encoding biotin transporter BioY, producing the protein MQTEQGSVDLVEGDVVRSFARAALLAALMGAAAFVAIPIAGVPGTLQMLVVFLAGLYLGPVWGPFAIVLYLFAGTLGAPIFAGGNSGLGVVLGQHGGFLLTFPIGAALTGAIVHRGRDLRDPASVFLPIVVLALVVATAVVYLAGFLWFAWVTETALLDAFIVSALPLIPGDLLKIAAAVAIVRSGLIEAT; encoded by the coding sequence ATGCAAACCGAACAGGGGTCGGTCGACCTCGTCGAGGGGGACGTGGTCCGGTCGTTCGCTCGAGCGGCGTTGCTCGCCGCGTTGATGGGGGCGGCCGCGTTCGTCGCGATTCCGATCGCAGGAGTGCCGGGGACGCTTCAGATGCTCGTCGTCTTTCTCGCCGGATTGTATCTCGGGCCGGTGTGGGGACCGTTCGCTATCGTCCTGTACTTGTTCGCGGGGACGCTGGGCGCGCCGATCTTTGCCGGCGGCAACAGCGGACTCGGCGTCGTGCTGGGACAGCACGGCGGATTCCTCTTGACGTTCCCGATCGGAGCAGCGCTCACCGGTGCAATCGTCCACCGCGGACGCGATCTCCGCGATCCGGCCTCGGTCTTCTTGCCGATCGTCGTCCTCGCGCTCGTCGTCGCGACGGCGGTCGTCTACCTCGCCGGATTCTTGTGGTTCGCATGGGTGACCGAAACTGCCCTTCTCGATGCGTTTATCGTCTCCGCACTCCCGTTGATCCCGGGTGACCTGCTCAAGATAGCCGCCGCGGTCGCGATCGTTCGATCCGGCCTCATCGAGGCGACGTGA
- a CDS encoding CatB-related O-acetyltransferase, with the protein MNLATTLDRVLSTMGYPSVTHGLLNRYAEGFDLEIARSARVSNGSLLRGSVDLGPRTRISRGCILNGEVTVGKRTNFEPNCDVIGAVEFGRYCAIAKRSTFQQTNHDTRKPSLQIRLYDEVLDSELPPTSSGPITIGNDVWVGVDATILSGVTVGDGAVIGAGSVVTDDVEPYSVVGGVPAEHIKWRFPKAVREELLELEWWTWDEARIRRNRGFFERRLADESDVPTPVSEG; encoded by the coding sequence GTGAACCTCGCTACGACGCTCGATCGAGTGCTCTCGACGATGGGGTATCCGTCGGTGACACACGGGCTACTCAACCGATACGCGGAGGGATTCGACCTCGAGATCGCCCGGTCGGCCCGCGTCTCAAACGGCAGTCTCCTCCGTGGCTCGGTCGATCTCGGGCCGCGGACGCGAATCAGCCGAGGGTGCATTCTCAACGGCGAGGTGACGGTCGGCAAACGGACGAACTTCGAGCCGAACTGCGACGTGATCGGTGCCGTCGAGTTCGGCAGGTACTGTGCGATCGCAAAGCGCAGTACGTTCCAGCAGACCAACCACGACACGCGGAAACCGTCGCTGCAGATCCGGCTGTACGACGAGGTACTCGACAGCGAGTTACCCCCGACCTCGAGCGGCCCGATCACGATCGGCAACGACGTCTGGGTCGGCGTCGACGCGACGATCCTCTCGGGCGTTACCGTCGGCGACGGTGCGGTCATCGGGGCCGGTTCGGTCGTCACAGACGATGTCGAACCTTACTCGGTCGTCGGTGGCGTTCCGGCGGAACACATCAAGTGGCGGTTCCCGAAAGCGGTAAGAGAGGAACTGCTCGAGCTCGAGTGGTGGACCTGGGACGAAGCGCGGATCAGGCGAAATCGGGGCTTTTTCGAGCGACGGCTCGCCGACGAGTCCGACGTTCCGACGCCCGTCAGTGAGGGTTGA
- a CDS encoding DUF5793 family protein, with protein sequence MRREHFTLDVSNVDWVDTDSEPRKPEVSIEFTGPTTELRERLTGPDGTLLAADETDASLRLQSPLGSEDDVAGVVSVTNRITGEFILELNEEAADVLQFIQAARGYGEHTAEDDGRYEVEISIDGDPFVSYDKRTFLVYDDEGSLLRQHSLIPSGVEL encoded by the coding sequence ATGAGGCGCGAGCACTTCACGCTAGATGTCAGTAATGTCGACTGGGTCGATACCGATAGCGAACCCCGAAAACCAGAGGTATCGATCGAGTTTACCGGCCCGACGACGGAGCTTCGTGAACGCCTCACAGGACCGGATGGCACCCTGCTTGCCGCCGACGAGACCGACGCCTCGCTTCGATTGCAATCGCCGCTGGGAAGCGAGGACGACGTCGCAGGTGTCGTCAGCGTCACGAACAGGATTACGGGGGAGTTCATCCTCGAGCTCAACGAGGAGGCGGCCGACGTCCTCCAGTTCATCCAGGCCGCTCGAGGCTATGGGGAACACACCGCCGAGGACGATGGGCGGTACGAGGTCGAGATCAGCATCGACGGCGATCCGTTCGTCAGCTACGACAAGCGGACGTTCCTCGTCTACGACGACGAGGGGAGCCTCCTGCGCCAACACAGCTTGATCCCGAGCGGGGTCGAGCTGTAG
- a CDS encoding DUF7282 domain-containing protein produces MTRRALVVSALVAVSMVVSVVALPFLGGGLSDRESMDDAALENAGVGSANDRGDATGFVATEGSDLETASAASGPVQLASGPTQSASGPAQSVSDPVQTATASASLTQEGQDAIEAGVEEGVDLAQAQGVEISQEQRAAALEAANASADQYQEADAEQIQAATAGAVHGSLMQSQVANATQVQVVVGGATEGALSQSQTANASQLQSATWGAAHGSIAHHQRVTVEQLQVASFGAATGATASAGETGVDRAPKIQEAAQGSAYGVLAQYQMITAEQRQRVTIAHVQSAAAGAAGGALEGSTEAALEGEQRLEVEQRQEVTVKQIQKAATGAAKGALVQRQAVSLEQTQAAAHGAAMGPLKQLQTVSIEQVQRISITQVQEASFGAATGAISQSQEASVEQIQAAADGSAQGAVVQQQAVSITQIQAAATGAATGAVDSAIQRQTVEIEQVQAAAFGAGSGAVSQSQVVDIVQVQALAEGAGSGALLQSQGASIEQVQIAASSACQETASAIQSQRISVSQVQLLTQETASDAVDYAVSEGTDDESQIVQYVEVEIVQRIETIDELEGDASISVDDQNSTGENVTVDSVSLSEGGFVAIYDGVDVGLDPDAVIGNSGYLESGDHEDVEIELDEPLSEDGPIVAAVHHDTTDDESFEYVESDGADDEPYVTQGGLPVLDSAFITLEDDEPEPPNEPEASLSVSDQTGNGSTLLVDEANASVEYAIAAEYDGEAVESDAFEANESVTNETLDLEPPLEANATIDVSVRDAENGTELTTDSIEYTLEDDEPDPPDEPEATLEVADQTGNGSTLVVDEANASVEYGLTVTDEEGDQIGSSGPYDANETIANETIDLEPLVEENATLDVAVVSTGENGLDDGEVLENESLEYTIEPDDASEAFAAEFPTCSRAEVTGSLEDGDRIIVATTFYTSGGIGNSLGEYSVTVGDDIDAPLEEPITFEVGEDFAVSETDEGPVVEIPGGEFGSAIVGFSSPDATPGSVDYVNPNASECVEEVRPELPELTVEDATPTDDGIEVTFGYDNPNDADLIVESELEGTTDDQPPTELEPGSGTFTVDWTPEDDDERLAWIVDMGFYDYEEPIVVETDPAGEIDPTEPAEFAVDILEPIEPVERGEDLALEVDVENIGGEEGEQSVDFELDGVTGSASVALAADESETVSFAVDTSALEPGEYEATVSSENDSDAATVTIEEPPSEETGAVDQGADDGENATGAEGTPDAGESTADGGAAEGDEPTEDDGTIEDGGPVDGETEGDGAEAAEPGNPGSGDGNFEGDEPLEGDEPPANSPQDIGGADESEDDDPTDDANESARVTEASN; encoded by the coding sequence ATGACCCGCCGGGCACTCGTCGTATCGGCGCTGGTCGCCGTCTCGATGGTCGTGAGCGTCGTCGCCCTGCCGTTTCTCGGTGGCGGGCTGTCCGACCGGGAATCGATGGACGACGCCGCTCTCGAGAACGCCGGCGTCGGGAGCGCGAACGATCGAGGTGACGCAACCGGGTTTGTCGCGACGGAGGGGAGCGACCTCGAGACGGCTTCGGCGGCGTCCGGTCCGGTACAGTTAGCCTCCGGTCCCACGCAATCGGCATCCGGTCCGGCACAGTCCGTATCCGATCCCGTACAGACGGCGACCGCATCCGCGTCGCTCACGCAGGAGGGCCAAGACGCCATCGAAGCCGGTGTCGAGGAGGGCGTCGACCTCGCCCAGGCACAGGGCGTCGAGATCAGCCAGGAACAGCGGGCAGCGGCCCTCGAGGCGGCCAACGCGTCCGCTGACCAGTATCAGGAGGCGGATGCCGAGCAGATCCAGGCCGCGACCGCGGGGGCGGTCCACGGCTCGCTGATGCAATCTCAGGTGGCCAACGCGACGCAGGTTCAGGTCGTGGTCGGCGGTGCGACGGAGGGCGCGCTCTCCCAGTCCCAGACGGCCAACGCGAGTCAACTACAGAGCGCGACCTGGGGCGCGGCCCACGGTTCGATAGCCCACCACCAGCGCGTGACGGTCGAACAGCTACAGGTGGCGAGTTTCGGCGCGGCCACGGGCGCGACAGCCAGTGCGGGGGAAACCGGGGTCGATCGCGCGCCGAAGATTCAGGAAGCCGCGCAGGGATCGGCCTACGGGGTCTTAGCGCAGTACCAGATGATCACCGCCGAGCAGCGCCAGCGGGTCACGATAGCGCACGTCCAGTCCGCCGCGGCGGGCGCAGCAGGCGGCGCGCTCGAGGGGAGCACCGAGGCGGCCCTCGAGGGAGAGCAGCGACTCGAGGTCGAACAGCGACAGGAGGTGACGGTAAAGCAGATCCAGAAAGCCGCGACGGGAGCCGCGAAGGGAGCGCTCGTCCAGCGACAGGCGGTGAGCCTCGAGCAGACCCAGGCGGCGGCCCACGGCGCAGCCATGGGACCGCTGAAACAGCTCCAGACGGTCTCGATCGAGCAGGTACAGCGGATTTCGATCACGCAGGTGCAGGAAGCCTCCTTCGGCGCGGCGACGGGTGCGATCAGCCAGAGCCAAGAAGCGTCGGTCGAGCAGATCCAGGCCGCGGCCGACGGCAGCGCACAGGGCGCGGTCGTCCAGCAGCAGGCGGTCTCGATCACCCAGATTCAGGCGGCGGCGACCGGAGCGGCGACGGGAGCCGTCGATTCGGCGATCCAACGACAGACCGTCGAGATCGAACAGGTTCAGGCCGCCGCGTTCGGTGCCGGATCGGGCGCGGTCAGCCAGAGCCAGGTCGTCGACATCGTGCAAGTACAGGCGCTGGCCGAGGGCGCGGGAAGCGGCGCGTTACTCCAGTCCCAGGGGGCGTCGATCGAACAGGTCCAGATCGCGGCCTCGAGCGCCTGTCAGGAAACGGCGAGCGCGATCCAGTCCCAGCGGATCAGCGTCTCGCAGGTGCAACTGCTGACCCAGGAGACCGCCAGCGACGCTGTCGATTACGCGGTTTCGGAGGGGACCGACGACGAATCTCAAATCGTCCAGTACGTCGAGGTCGAAATCGTCCAGCGAATCGAGACGATCGACGAACTCGAGGGCGACGCGTCGATTTCCGTCGACGACCAGAACAGCACCGGCGAAAACGTCACCGTCGACTCCGTCTCGCTCTCGGAGGGCGGGTTCGTCGCGATATACGACGGCGTCGACGTCGGGCTCGACCCGGATGCGGTTATCGGGAACTCAGGATACCTCGAGTCGGGCGATCACGAGGATGTCGAAATCGAACTCGACGAACCGCTCTCCGAGGACGGGCCGATCGTCGCGGCGGTCCACCACGACACGACTGACGACGAGAGCTTCGAGTACGTCGAGAGCGACGGCGCGGACGACGAGCCCTACGTCACGCAGGGTGGTCTGCCGGTGCTCGACAGCGCGTTCATCACGCTCGAGGACGACGAGCCGGAGCCACCGAACGAACCCGAGGCGTCCCTCTCGGTGAGCGACCAGACCGGGAACGGTTCGACGCTCCTCGTCGACGAGGCGAACGCCTCAGTCGAGTACGCGATCGCTGCCGAATACGACGGCGAGGCAGTCGAAAGCGACGCCTTCGAGGCGAACGAGTCGGTGACGAACGAGACGCTCGACCTCGAGCCGCCGCTCGAGGCGAACGCGACGATAGACGTCTCGGTCCGGGACGCGGAGAACGGGACGGAACTGACCACCGACTCGATCGAGTACACGCTCGAGGACGACGAGCCTGACCCGCCGGACGAGCCCGAAGCGACGCTCGAAGTGGCCGACCAGACCGGGAACGGCTCGACGCTCGTCGTCGACGAGGCGAACGCCTCCGTCGAGTACGGGCTGACTGTAACCGACGAGGAGGGAGACCAGATCGGGTCGAGTGGCCCGTACGACGCGAACGAAACGATCGCCAACGAGACGATCGACCTCGAGCCGCTGGTCGAGGAGAACGCGACGCTCGACGTGGCGGTGGTTTCGACGGGCGAGAACGGGCTCGACGACGGCGAGGTCCTCGAGAACGAATCCCTCGAGTACACGATCGAACCGGACGACGCGTCCGAGGCGTTCGCGGCCGAGTTCCCGACCTGTTCGCGGGCGGAAGTGACGGGATCACTCGAGGACGGCGACCGGATCATCGTGGCGACCACCTTCTACACGAGCGGCGGGATCGGGAACAGCCTCGGCGAGTACTCGGTGACGGTCGGCGACGATATCGACGCGCCGCTCGAGGAGCCGATCACCTTCGAGGTCGGCGAGGACTTCGCGGTGAGCGAGACCGACGAAGGGCCGGTCGTCGAGATCCCCGGCGGCGAGTTCGGGTCGGCCATCGTCGGCTTTAGCTCGCCCGATGCGACTCCCGGGAGCGTCGATTACGTGAACCCGAACGCGAGTGAGTGCGTCGAAGAGGTGCGCCCGGAGCTCCCCGAACTCACCGTCGAGGACGCGACGCCGACCGACGACGGCATCGAGGTGACCTTCGGCTACGACAATCCGAACGACGCGGATCTGATCGTCGAAAGCGAACTCGAGGGGACCACCGACGATCAGCCCCCGACAGAACTCGAACCCGGATCGGGTACCTTCACCGTCGACTGGACGCCCGAGGACGACGACGAGCGACTGGCCTGGATCGTCGACATGGGCTTTTACGACTACGAGGAGCCGATCGTCGTCGAAACGGACCCGGCGGGCGAGATCGATCCGACCGAACCGGCCGAGTTCGCGGTCGACATTCTCGAGCCGATCGAGCCGGTCGAACGGGGCGAGGACCTCGCGCTCGAGGTCGACGTCGAGAACATCGGCGGGGAAGAAGGCGAGCAGTCGGTCGATTTCGAACTCGACGGCGTGACGGGATCCGCCTCGGTCGCGCTCGCAGCGGACGAGAGCGAAACGGTTTCGTTCGCCGTCGACACGTCCGCCCTCGAGCCCGGCGAGTACGAGGCGACGGTCTCGAGCGAGAACGACAGCGACGCGGCGACGGTGACGATCGAGGAACCGCCATCGGAGGAAACGGGCGCAGTCGATCAGGGGGCCGATGATGGCGAGAACGCGACCGGAGCGGAGGGCACGCCGGACGCGGGCGAGTCGACCGCGGACGGCGGGGCTGCTGAAGGCGACGAGCCGACCGAGGACGATGGGACGATTGAAGACGGCGGTCCTGTCGACGGTGAGACGGAAGGCGACGGAGCCGAAGCGGCCGAACCCGGAAATCCGGGAAGCGGTGACGGGAATTTCGAAGGTGATGAGCCGCTCGAGGGAGACGAGCCACCGGCGAACTCGCCGCAGGATATCGGTGGGGCCGACGAAAGTGAGGATGACGATCCCACGGACGACGCAAACGAAAGCGCTCGAGTGACCGAGGCGAGTAACTAA
- a CDS encoding DUF7577 domain-containing protein: MTSEPTESMRTAERPASCPYCGTTNDFVFTYCRDCLGELPSGPRRDTALDE; the protein is encoded by the coding sequence ATGACGTCCGAACCGACCGAAAGTATGCGAACCGCCGAACGGCCGGCGAGTTGTCCGTACTGCGGGACGACGAACGACTTCGTCTTCACGTATTGCCGGGACTGCCTCGGCGAACTCCCGTCTGGTCCGCGGAGAGACACCGCGCTGGACGAATAG
- a CDS encoding energy-coupling factor transporter transmembrane component T family protein — protein sequence MLTYEPDDTLAHRLDPRSKLAVTVGFAATALAHTDVVPLIAFTGFVLVGLAVAGVGLWQALYGYRFALVILAAAPAVSMLTLGAPWIVVSDAVSPALASYRVLLLLLFSAAYVRSTPARDSRAAVQRTVPGKLGQLLGMGVGLVFRFVPVVLADLRQIRRAMAVRLGTERGVVDRVRRIGVLGLSRAFARADRLSLAMQARCFSWNPTLPALSFSRTDWAACALGAALALSALL from the coding sequence ATGCTGACCTACGAACCCGACGATACCCTCGCACATCGTCTCGATCCGCGCTCGAAGCTGGCGGTAACGGTCGGATTCGCCGCGACGGCGCTCGCACACACCGACGTCGTCCCGCTGATCGCGTTTACCGGCTTCGTGCTGGTCGGGCTCGCCGTCGCGGGTGTGGGGCTCTGGCAAGCCCTGTACGGGTATCGCTTCGCGCTCGTGATCCTGGCGGCCGCGCCGGCCGTTTCGATGCTCACGCTCGGCGCTCCCTGGATCGTCGTTTCGGACGCAGTCTCACCCGCACTGGCCAGTTACCGCGTCCTCTTGCTCCTCCTGTTCAGTGCCGCCTACGTGAGATCCACCCCCGCGCGCGACTCTCGAGCGGCGGTGCAACGAACGGTTCCCGGTAAACTCGGCCAACTGCTCGGCATGGGGGTCGGGCTGGTCTTTCGGTTCGTTCCGGTGGTTCTGGCCGATCTGCGACAGATTCGTCGCGCGATGGCCGTCCGACTCGGAACCGAACGCGGCGTCGTCGACCGCGTCCGGAGAATCGGCGTCCTCGGCCTCTCGCGAGCGTTCGCTCGAGCCGATCGGTTGTCGCTCGCGATGCAGGCGCGGTGTTTCTCGTGGAATCCGACGCTCCCCGCCCTTTCGTTCTCGCGGACCGACTGGGCCGCGTGCGCGCTCGGGGCCGCGCTCGCGCTCTCGGCGCTGCTGTAG
- a CDS encoding UPF0058 family protein, with amino-acid sequence MHKDELLELHEELVVIMEYFSQRENVDEELFDPYRQLDVDPSHVHKSKSEHKHAVFVLGNALASAMSEDEFSSAGRIGKRMAELADDAESKI; translated from the coding sequence ATGCACAAAGACGAACTCCTCGAGCTCCACGAAGAGCTTGTCGTCATCATGGAGTACTTCTCGCAGCGCGAGAACGTAGACGAGGAGCTATTCGATCCGTATCGCCAACTCGATGTCGATCCGTCCCACGTACACAAATCGAAGAGCGAACACAAACACGCCGTGTTCGTCCTCGGGAACGCGCTGGCGAGTGCGATGAGCGAAGACGAGTTCTCGAGCGCCGGCCGAATCGGAAAGCGAATGGCCGAACTCGCCGACGACGCGGAATCGAAAATATAG